The genomic window GCGTTTAGCTGGGATGGACGGTATTTGATCTTGGGAAAGGCGGCGTCATGGATGGGCTTCAGAGTTGCCATGTCGACCTTGGATGTGTGGGAGTTGGTGTTTTAGTTTCACGGCGTTTAAAATGGGATTGTTCACCGTCTTGATGACATTGACGCTGAACAAGCCGTGTATGGTTATAGAATGCATCCGAAGTGTATCATTCAGTCAATGACGAGGTTCATGTCACTCGACTTCTTTCCACCTTGCTTCTAGCATGCCGACTTGAAGGATACTGCCTCCTCCGACTTGAGCTGTCATCTCGCTGGCTTGTCGATCGTATGCATGGCCTTGCAACACCCACTCATTCGCATGCCCGTACCCGGCGTACGAGTTTCCTACCGTGTAGCTATGGCCCATGACTGCATCTTGCGACCAGCCTAGACTCTTGTAAAAAGTCCCCTGTCTCCCCAGATATTGAGCCTTCATCGCTGCTATCCGTTGTTGTACCAGGATCTGCTCGCACTGCATGATGGTCTGCGTGTAGATAACGTGTCTCTGCTCTGCAAGCGCCAACAAGCCGTGGAGATCACCCGTCTTGCACGCTTCGGTGTATAGCCCCCTCATACGAGGCGAAAAGAGATCGCACATCCTCTCGTTATCCGGTTCTCTCGCGCCTTTGAGTGCATATCGAGGCTCGAGTGCTGTTCCTTGGGCAAAGTTGAGATAGCACTCTTCACAGATGGCCAAGACACCCCATCCCCACCATGGACGGTTCTTTCCAGATTTGTGCTTTGCTCGAGGACATGGCCTCACGTTTGTCCATCTTGCGGCATAGTTGGCTAGGAGCTTCCAGTCGCCTAGGTTGTGGGCATTGTCGTAGGCTTGGAGACTTCCCTGTGCGCGGGCGTGGTTCATGTTGAAGCAGCAGAGATACGTCTCATCTTGCGATACGTCTTTGTCTTGGACGAACCAACGTGATCCACCGACGGTCTTTATGACGCCTTCATAGCAGGCGGCGCATATTCCCCAACCTGGAGTATCGCCGGGCAACGTGTACCAAGTTCCGCCCTTGATGCCGTCCTTGTGGCAGAAGGGATACTTGTCGATTGCAAAGGCGGCTTTCCAGAATAGACTTCTATCCTCGTCGGCTAGTGCTTGATGCATCGGGATGAGGCGGTTAAGCTGGCCCATTGTGCATCGTGTGTGGAAGTCTCCTCCGCTAACCTGCTCAAAcaggtcttcatcttcagaCCGGTAAAAGTAGTCAAAGTAGCATGTCACGCACGCCTGAAGACTGGAAGGTCCGTTCTTGGGCTTGTACCATTGACGGTCATTAGCCTTGATGTCTTCCATGCGTGGGCAGGGGGGTAATGTAACCCTCACGCTCATCTCCTCTGCAAACTTGGCCCAGTTATCCTCTTTGAGATATTCTGAGAACTTGCGTTTTAGAAACCAAGCTGCCGAGTCGCAGAAGCACGCTCCCTGGACGGTCTGGAGTTGGTAGTGCTTTGCAAAGGATGTCCCGCTGACGTCGTCCTCGAAGCAGGCCTGGCAAAGGGTGCTGTTGGGGACGTCCGGCGTCGTGTACCAGGGATCTCCTTCTATCTGGGTTTGCTCGAGGCAGTCTTTGATAGTTATTCGCTTCTTCATAAAGGCTACACACTCATCTAGACATCCTGATTTCACAGCTTCAGGAAAGAGTGTTTCTTTGAGACGACGTGATGCGAAGCGACATCTGCGCTGTTCCTTGTCATCACAGTACATCTTTGTGAAGGAATCGCGGAATCTGGTGTCGTAGATGTGTTTGACGTAGCACCAGGCGCAAATGGTGAATTCAGGTACGGAGGGGTGGAAGAACCAATGCTGTGCTGTTGTTGTTACGGCTGAGGAGCATTCAGATAGTGGCTTTGCGCCGGAGGCGTGTTCTTGCGGTGGTCCCGGTGTGTGGACGCGAGGTGTTTTGGGGCGAGTAGGAGTGGCTTCTCGTCTGGGCTGAGAGACATAGGGTGAAGCttgaggctgctgttgaGGACTTtgtgctggctggctggaagagtccagaggaggagagtaAGGGGTCTGCGAAGGACTCGCCACTCCTTGGCTTGGAGCAGGTGATGGATGCGAGttttgatcttcttgagccaGGTTTGTCTGTACTCGTGGCGGGAGACCTGGAGGCGGCGGGTAGTAAGGGATCTGTGAAGGGCTTGTTACCACCTGACTTGGGGCTGGTGAAAGATGCGAGCCACTGCTCTCTCCTTGAGCTAGGTTTGTCTCAATCGACGGCGAGAGGGGTGAATTGTATTGAGTCTGGGTTTGGGGCTGTGAAGGACTTGGTGGAGGTGGCGGATAGTGAGGGACCTGCTGCTGTGAAGGGTTGACTACTGGCTGGTCTGGTGATATTCTAGGTGGTAATGATGGCGTCTGAAAAGTGCTTTGAGAAGCCGGAGGAGCCGGCTGCCCCTGTACTGGCTGAGAGGGGTTGTATTGAGGATGGCATTGCTGCTGTGAGGGACtcggcggaggcggaggataGTAAGGAGTCTGCTGTGGCGACGAACTCGATGGCAACTGAATCGTAGGCCCGGAAGTTGGAGATGGGTAGACGCTCTGCCGGTTCTGGTGGCTCGGGCTGGTCGTTTGAATGGGAGGAGGTCCTGGTGGTGGCGGAGGCATATACTGCGCCTGTGAAGGATTTGGCGGCGGATGACTCGGTGGACCTGGAAGAGGCGACAGATATGAGTTTCGATGGCTGGGAAGAGATTGGTATGATTGCGGCTGACTTGTTCCAACCATGGAAactggccttcttggcagcggcggcggcgcaaCTTCTGTTTCCTCCTTGGCTTTCTGGATCTCATCTAGGAGCCTCTGCTGCTCCCTTATAATCTCGTCCTCGGCGCGCTGTCGTTGTTTGGCCTCCTCTGCCTTCAACGCAGTCAGTTCCTCCTGCGCTTgtcgctgctgcttctctgCCTCGAGGTTCAGCCTGGCCATTTCCTCCTCCGCACTCTTCATTTGCGCCTCATACTGGGCCTTGTACTGTGCTGCCAATCTCTCCGCCTCGCGCCATTGcgcctcgagctgcttggTTGCTTCATCCTGAGCAGCCCGAGAACGTTCGATTTCCTGGAGAGCCTGGGCTTGGGCAGCTTCGAGTTGGGCTTGAGCTCGTGCTTGTTCCTGAGCTGCCTGAGCCTTGGCGGCCTGTAACtgagcctcggcctcggcttgTTCTCTGGCGGCTTGGGCCCTGGCAGCTTGTAGTTGTGCTTCAGCTTGTGCCTGGATCTGCGCTAGATCTTGAGACTGCTGGGGACTGGTCGGACCATatggcggcggaggcggaaCGTGCTGATATTGTGGTTGTTGATACTGCTGTtggggctgaggctgctgataCTGAGGAGACTGAGGTTGTCGCTGCGAAGAACCTCCTCCACCCTGTTGctgcctctccctctccctctgaTACTCCTGACTCGCCTGCTGCACCGCCTTTGTGAGAGCGTCCTTGAACCACGCCATGTTTGATACCCGATGATGAGATTGGGGTGAGGGGATTGATAAATAGCTGGAGGGGGACAGGGGGGCCCGGGATGATCGGGGGCTTGGCATTTGTGGTGGGCCTTTTGGTGATGCGAGACATTCAAGGCTCGATCAAGGTTGTTTACAAGCTTGACGTCTATTATACGTTCTCTACTATAGATACCTGCATGTACTTGCGTCAAGGCCGTCTTACTATTATTGAGCTATACCAAATCCTCAGTTTCATTTTCAGCTGGGCTCAAGTCATGAGTAGATTCAATATCACTGATCTTCCATCCCCGGCTGTTGAAACACCAAGAATCCTGATGACGTAGTGAGCCAGGGCACCGGCATCCACTGCGGAATGCCTCCGTGCCTAGGTAGAGATTTATTTCACTTCTCAACATACCTTATGAGcaaggctttatttaatctcaCGATGATTGCCTAAGTTTAAAGAGCTACAGCCTTAAATCTGGCAGGTTCGTTCTGATCATTCTGTGGTCTGTTCTGAGTATCCAGGCCTAGGGTAAATGCGCTCAATCATGTGAGGCAAAGATCAGAGGGAGCTTTAAAGAACAAGAGGAGCTGCTTCGGTGTGATGCGATGTTAGGCTTAATGCTaagataattttataatGAATTTTTGATACTGTACCTGATACTCTGTGCCCCTGCAAGGAGAAGAGTCTAGACCAGCAACCAGATGAGTTGATTTATGAGACCTCCTTGAGGTCTATCACCAACCCTATACTTCTTTACTAACTCTACCAGCCTTGACTTGATTGATCATGAGAATTTGCCATTCTGTTCGAATAAAGGATACCGAAGAGAGCCATGTACCATTGATATATAGCCGTCTACCAGAACCCATCATCCCCCCATCCCTTCCTCTCCCCCCTAATACTCTCAACCAACCCATCCCTCGCCCTCTGAATCTTCCTCGTCGTATCCATACTGCAACAAAGCCCGACATCAAGCTCTTTCAGGTCAGTCTCGCCCATGGTTGACAACGCAGCGAGACCTAGGTATGCGTGGTACATGTCGGGTGGTCCTCCTACGGCCTTGGAGAAGCCGCCGATTTGGTGCTGTGTGATGTCGAGGATGTAGCGCCGGGAGGGAGGGGCGTTGATGATTGATGAGTTGCCGAGCATCTAAATGTTATGAGCACAGTGTCTGTGATAAAGGAGAAGGGGACTTACTGCGAGTGTACCGCCAACCCACCAACAATAGCACGTATCAGCCTTCTTGTTCCACCGTCCATTGAAACCAACATGCCCATAGTTGGTCTCTCCAAGCTTACTCGCTAGGAAATTCTCCTCCActtcgtcctcctcttcttccttggcgaGGTAGGCGAACTGTCTGGAGGCGAGGAATTGGAGGAGGCCTTCGCGATTAGGTATTCCCTGCTCGAGAGCGCTCTCAGGGGGATGTGCGGAAGTAGAGTCTAGGGGACGGTCGAGGAGGGATAGAGCGCCGATTGCGCAGTATGCATATCCGGCTGGAGAAGTTAGCTTGAGATTCCTAAGGGTAGGGAATGAGCGTACCATGGGATTCGTGCTGTGAGGATTCGGCAACTCCGCCGTCATAGGTCTGAAATCTGTCAGCGAATGTATTTTTAAGGAAGGGGTGACCTACTTGGCCTCTTCGGATATGGGCaatcatctcatcaatgTTGACATCTTCAACCCAACCATCCTCACCCTCTTTGACGTCTCCCCTCAACATCCACCGGATACAGCTCGCCAGGTAACTGTGCCTCATATCCCTGCCTCCCACAATCTCTCCATCCCAGATATTCTGTCCAAAGCTCCCGTCCTCTCTTTGTAGCCCCTTCAACCACCTTAGCAGTTTAGTCCTGTCAACGTCCTTGAACGCAGCACTTGCTTCGTCCTCATTCTCAGCTGCGGCACCCAACAAAATGAGGGCAAAAAACGTAGCTGCAATATTGGCAGTTCCCTTTGATGCATCCTGTCCCTGAAGCGCATGCGTCGAACTCCCGCAGAAGCCGCCACCGGGATGCTGCAGACTCAGAACCCAGCGACGGATGGCTGCGCGGTCTGACGTCGTCAGGGGCGCATCGAGCAGATCTAGGGCTGAAATTGTAAAGCTGGCAAATGTGAGACGGGTTGAGTCGTATGCCGTGTAGGGTGATGGCAGGTATGTCTTGTGGCAGCGCTGCCAGTACTTGATGTGTTTCTGCTTATGCAGCGAAGAAGCATCAGGCGAGTCTGCCATTGCGGGAATGAAGAGGTTATTGCTGCGAAAGGTCTTATAGTTTAGGTATAATAGAAGGAAAtgagagaaagaaaagaaatggAGGGTAAAACGTAAGCCCTCGAATGACGATATACGATTTGAGATGATGCTTCACAGCTCAAGTCCTAGCTCAGCTTGTAGGCCTTGTTGGGGCTTCTCACCAGCCACGCACCGCCACATCACATTGCTCGCATTAAGCTTCCCGCTCTGCGCCACAGGTCCCCCGGCGATCTAATTGGCCAAGACCACACGAAACTCCCCACGATTGTTTGAGCGTGCCATGTGACGCAGCCTAGAGAGGTCTACTGCCGAAGCGAAGGTACAGTAGGGCCACCCTAGCTTTTATCCATCGCGCATCGCATTCATTCATTCGCAGCGGATAAAAGTACAGCGTGACCACGCTCGCACGCAGACAGACACCAAGTGTGACCTACCTTCGCTCGCTTCTAGTCTGTCTTTGATGCCCGGGTCTATATTTTAGGCTCCGCCGTTTTGTTTCGTTGTTCTAAGTTCCCCCCTCCTTTCACGAGCTACAACGTTGAACTGCCGAGACGGACACTGCTATCCTTGCGACTCAACAACACCTTGGTGCCTTGAACGAGACGATATCGAACCCTTGCCTAGAGAACAAACCTCGATCCTATAACCCTCTCGATCGATCCCAGCCATGGCGCTCATATCCGCCAAAACCATCATCACCTCCGTCTCCCTCTTCCACCTCACCCTCGCCTACTTCTTCCTCACCAACCCGAGCTCCCTCGATGGACAGGCCCTCGTCTTCATGCTCGGAGAGAGCATGGGAATGGTATGCCTTTCTCTGTTTTGCGTTGAGGCACAGACCAGACCAAGCTAACAGACACAGCCCTTTGCCAGAGGCTTCGAAATACAAAGTCCCCCGCTCGCTTTCCTCGCCGCCGTCCTCATCTTTATCGGTTTCAGCGATCTCGTTTCCCTTTCTATGCCTGATGAGGTCTGCCTAGTGTTTCACTGGGGAACTCAAGGTCCGTCCCTCACACCAAACTACAATCAACCTAGCTAACATGCCCCCAGCTCCCTTGCGATCGTTCCTCTCCCTCGGCTTCGTCGTCTACATCTACATGTTCGGCCCCTCCTCACCCATGTACGACTCCTCCTCTCGCAGCCGTCTCTCCCACCCGAGTTCACACAACCCATCCTACCGTCCTGCTGGCTGGGGCGGCGACATGCTCAAGAACCGCCTGTTCTTTACATTTATCTTTATCGAGACCATGACCTGGTTCTGGATCTGGGTCACCCTCCGCGAGGAGCGTGAGGTCATCATGAGCAAGAAGTCCAGGAGACGGAGCCAGTCGTACTCCAACTGAGGAGTGAGCTGTGTCTTGGGTTCAGGTGGGTTCCGGAGTAACGGTGTCATTTTCGGCTGGAGGTACGAGGTGGTCTTGGGACAAGATGCCACTTCGGGAGGTTATAGCAAGGTTATAGGATTTCGGTTGCATAAAGATCGTAGTAGAGATCCATGACTGATACGATACGTATGTGCTTTTACAGTTTGACGAAATTGAACTGGTCGTTTCACTTGCAATGATGTCACTTTGCTTCTACTTTGGACAGATAGTTGACTCAAAACGAAACAAGGAACAGCTCTACGAGCCTCTATCATTCCGTGGTCGCATATATAACAAAAGAGGTATCCATGACTAGGTATTGTACAGCAGTCCATGCCAACTGATAATGATGATGGAAGGCGACAAAGCTCGAGTAGCGAAGCAGAGGAACAAAGAAACAACAAAAACAAGGTGTAAAACGGCGTCTAGTGCCGAGGAAGCTTTTTCGAGAACCCCCATGGATAACAAAAATAACAATGCTCACTTGCCAATTCCcaggtaattataatattcctTTCGTCAAGTCGTTGGAACCCCCCACACCATCTGCTCTTCTCATGCGCTGGCGAACGCACTTCTATCAGCTCGTTTATGCTGCGGGAGCCTTTCCAGCAGCTACTGAAGTCGAGGTTTCGGCTGTCGTCGAGGCTGCGACCTCGGGCTTCTTTTCGATGATGGTGGGCGCTGGTTCCAGTTTTGGTGTTTCATGCTCTTCAAAGATTTGCTCTTCGATCTTTTCCCCTGGACCCCCAATGACCGGACTGAAGACATCGACTTCTTCGATATCATCGTCCTCTCCGGatccctcatcctcctcttgaaTGGTGATTTCTCCTGATCGACGTCCCAGTCCGGAGGCACTCGCACTTCGGGAATGCGAACCCGATCCACTGTTGCGCTGACCTTGTGAAGATCCGGCAAAGTTAAGTGTCGGCCCCTTGAACAAGTTGCGCTTCCGCTTGGCAAACATGATGCCAGAAGAGAACGGGTTCGGCGATCCGGGTGCCTGTGGGGGACCAGATGGCATACCTTCATTGAAGATGCTCAACGGAGGTGGTGTCGCTCGAACAAGACGGATATTTGATGGAAACGACACAGAAGTAGGTGTTGCTGGTAGAACCTTGACAGAATGATGAGGTGAATGACCTCGTTGAAGAGGCGTTTTCGACATGGATGTAGAAAAAGAAGCTGCCGAGCTGGTGGACGATGCCTTTGAGTGggaatgatgatgatggtgtatCGATCGAACCGACGACACAGAGGATGATGTCGACTTTCGGCCTCGCAGTCCAGCTGACGACCGTCGAACCGTCGACCTCGGGGTCAGGGGCGAGGGTGACAACGACTGTCGCTTGTACGACGACCCCGTAGTGATACGTGGTGGTGGGTAGGTCGGAGATGTCAACCCTCCTGAGGCTGTCCTCTGAACACTGCTTCCGGCCTGATGTGCCCTCGCGACGTGGCCGTTAGCCACGACTCCCTTGGGCAGCCCGGCTGTTGGCTGTGTCCCCGGTGAGCCGGAAGCCGGGTACTTGCTAGTTTGCGGCCGTGAGCTTCCATCCTTACTGCTGGTGGCACTGCCCTCTTTCTTATGCAGGTCGGGAGTGCTCCGACTTGTCCGCCTCTCGTGCCCACGtttgctcctcctcgtcgtgtTCTCAGCCAACCAGTGTGTCATATTCTTCCAGTGGGTTATGAATGCAAGGCTGGGCTTCCTTCGTGTCTTTTCGGAACCGCTTGCCTGGCTCTGCTGGCTCTGAGCACTGCCACCATCCGTACCTAGTGCATCCGATGTCGTAACGAGATGAAGAGTCGAGCCCCGTGATCGAGCACTACGTATTAGGCCCTCCTTAGGAGGTGGAATAGGTCGGCGCTGTCGAGAGGTCGAAACCGATCTGATCGAGTCCTTGTCGATGGGTGGGGGAGGATGATCACCGTCGGCGTTTGCTGCTCCTGGTTCCTTCCCAACCTCGAGTAGTTGAGGGAGATCTGATACCACGTAGTCCATGTAATGGGCGCTCCTCCGCTCGCTTCTCCCTCGACTTCGTGATCCCGATCCCGAGTGCTCCAGTCTCATGTGTCGTGACATGCCATTAGCTTCGTCCACCTCATGTAGGATGGGAGCTATCCGTTCCAGTCGACTCGATGCTGCGGACAAACGTCGTATGCTGCGGCTTTCGGCCTCCCTCTCTTTTCGcttcctttcttttctctgcATCTTGCGCTGCTCCTTTTCGAGAAGGAGAGCCCACCATCCCGCAAGGGTATCGCACTTTTGAGCAAGCACACTTTCGATCACGGCGTCGATGTTGACACCAGCGCTTCGCATTCGCTGTAAGCAATCCTTCTCCAATGGAGTTGAGAACGGAGGCGACTGCTGGACATCGAGAATAGCTCGTTGTGTAGGGGCATGCTCGGCGAGGAACGGGTTGGCGAGGATATCTGGCAATGTTGGACGTAGGAGCGGTCTCTTGGATAAGAGCGCCTTGATCAGCGGAACTGCGTCAGCTGGAAGATGATCGGGGTACTTGGGTTCCTCGGCCAGGATCTTGGTTCGGGTAACGttatcgtcatcgtcgtcgaagGGAAGTTCGCCGCAGAGCAGAGCGTATAGAATCACACCGAGACTCCAGACATCCACCTTTTCGCCAGCATATTTCTCGCccttgagcatctcgggTGCTGAATAGCAGATGGTGCCGCAGAAAGTCTGGAGGTGGTTGGTCCTACCCTCATACTCTCTTGTGAACCCAAAGTCGACCAGCTTGACATTTTCATGCTTGTCGAAGAGGATGTTTTCGAGCTTGAGATCGCGGTGGACGCACGAGTGGTTGTGGACATAGCAGACGGCGCCGACGAGCTGTGTAAAGATCTTTTGGACTTTTTGAACGGGTAGCGGACCGTGTTCGAGGAGGTGATTGTAAAGTTCGTCGCCTGGGAGAGTTAGTAGAAGAAGGGAGTGGCCTCGGGGACATTGTGCGTACCGGAACAGTACTCGAGAACCATCCAAACCATGTTCTCCGTCACGATGACCTCGTACAACCTAGCAATGTGCGGATGTATAAACtgtcgatggtgatggattTCCCGGGCAAGGTTGGAGTCGCCCTTGTTGGCAGACTTAAGGACGACCTTGTCAAACATTAGCTTCGTTCGTTCGTGTATTGTTTCGAGCCGTTGCGGACCTTGGAGCCATTGGTGAGCTTGTGGGAGGCGAGGTAAACCTTGCCAAAAGATCCCTTTCCAATCAACCGACCGAGGGTATAGGAGCCGACGGATTTGAGATCCTTGCTGGAGAATTCACTGGACGGGGAACGGATTAGCGATAGAGACGGCGAGGTTGACGGAAATATCGtactcgagaagctcctgaTATGAGCGGGCAAGCTATTCAAGAGGGTTAGAGCTGCATTCCATCCGAAGCCCAACGGAGCCCCATGTTGAGAGACCCAGTCAACgcaccttggccttgcgcaCCAGCTCGGCCTGTCCTTTGACTGCCTGCATCCCTCCACGCCGCCTGGCCACGCCGGGGGAGGGAGACGGGATTTAGTTGGCGTCGTCGGAGCGGGAATCGGGAGGCGGCGATCGGGTCAGGTCGAGCAGCGGTGGGATATGGATGGCGGCGGGAGCGTCTCCCAGTGACAGTGGCGTATTGCTTTCGGGCAGTCGCGGCGGCACATGCGCAGGATGGCCAGAAACGCGCATTCGAAGAGGTAAGGACAGGATAGGAGGGGTAAGCGCGTGTATCGCGGCTTGCTCGGTCGATGGTATGTCGTGACAGCTTCCGTCGGTTGTTGAGAGGTCGAGCTCGAGCTGGCGGCGATGGAACCAGGAGGGGAGTCGCGAGGGGTCGTGATACCGCTGTAGAAAATCGAAAGAGACGAGACTCCGATCCACccgaaagagaagagagtgaCACGAACAAGAGGCACGCAGAAGGGGATGCTATGCTTGGAGGTGACGTGACGTGACAAATGTTGGTTCCAAGTTGTATGTAGGTGTCAAGGTTTGGGGCAATAATTTTGGAGCTGGAGATTGGATGTTCAGGTTGCTCCAAAGACCGAAAAGGTACCTCTGACGCCAGCACAAATCAGCGGTGCAGCCAAGTACCCCTCCCGTCAGCCTCGAATTGATGCCGTCAGCGCCAACTCTTTGACACAAAGATCAAGAGATGCTAGACGGTTTAACTCTCCAAAGGCCTAATCATTACAAATGGGCAGAGAAGCTGTCGGCAGTGGCGCGACAGGACGCCTAACCTCCAATCCGTGAGCATCGGGAGAGTGGGTGACCACGGGGGACCATTCCCCGACTTGGACAAGGGGACAGGGAGGGAACAAGGGGGAGCGATTCGCCTGTGGAAGGGATTTGAGGCCCTTTAATCAAAACATGCAGGGGGGCCTCAAGGTTGGAAGATATAACATGTTTGTCTGCCGCTCCTTTGAAGCTTTTATTCTGCTGTGGGTTTGCATCGTTGTTCACAACGTTGTGGACAATTCAGTGATCGGCGACTCGCATATCCAACCTGGATGTCATGTGCATTTACACGCAACTATGGGACTGTTGTCTGTTTCTATTGTTAGTTATGCTTTCATCAAGGATGTTCCTTTCACTGTCTTCACTGTGAAGTCAACACCTTTTATTAGCTCTTCATCCAACGTTGGGCATTGATTCCAATGTAGTGAGGACAACGCTTCATGTAATTGAGTGGGAATAGCTTCTTGCACAATTGACAATTGAACCTGAGTGTCTCGGCTCGATCACTTATCCTTTCAAGCTTTCATGAACCCTCATGGCCCGTCTTACCACCCACGCACTTACTCAAACTTCATCCATCTCACTCAGCGCATGCATCCTTTAGATCCCACGTATattgccttcttcttgtcaacCAATCTCGAGTATAAAGATAAGACCACTATGGCGTAATAGTGCTTTACCAAAGACAAGCTCCTCGCTAATCATTTTGGAACAAATCCTCCGAGCCGCGTTACCCACTTCGCACGTGGTTGAAGCAATCGTGAGCCGTCCCAAGCTCCCTTACTCGCAATCCCACGACAACGCCAACTACTTGATCCAAACTTgaatcatggccaagaaaTGCACTCAAGCTCAGAGGATCTCTAGCTTCCCCACACACCATCGGCGTGATATCCTGTTATCGCTAAGCTGGAGGGCAGTCCCGCCTTAGCGACTGGTGtcgtctcatctcatctcagcaACATGTCATCCAGACAACTACGCTAGACCAAAGACTGCTGCCAACAAACTTAATCTCAACGTTAGAGAGGAACCGACTGGGAGCTAGCGACCCCGAAGAGGACGCGCACCTCTCGCATCAAATCTCCATCGCCCCAGACAAAATTGCTAGGACGCCTACTCTTGGCTTGATTGGGTTCCGATAGGCTCGTCCGACGCCCCAAGATGGAATCTGCCTTTCCGTTCATCCCCATGATCGTATATCCGTGCTGTGTCCATCTCGCTGCTGTTCCTGCCACTCGCGATGCACTCTCGATACTCAAGTGTCTGCTATCCGAGACTGTTCGGCAACATCTCGTGCAGGGAGTGCAGCGTCTAACCCCCCTTCAGCCCTTTGGTCTATCGGCTATTACCATAACAAAGCCGGGCTGGACTCTTGAAGGGCCCTCCCATCTTCTATGTAATGCCAATGCGGCATCAGAAGAATCTCCGACCATCGCGGCCACGCTTCAAGCGGGGAAACCTGTGCCTGGATTAACAGTTATCGAAACTTAAAGGTTGACTGGCATGTAGGCTCCATGTTCCCCTCGCCCACACGCGACCGATTCTCAGGGACTATCgaatcatcgtcatcgcgcTGTTGCATTAAGGTTTTCGAGGCGTCCCGATGATGGCGTGGATCAAGCTACAGCTCCTCGGGTGCCTGCGCCAGTAGCGCCTGTCAAGTACTCTTTAAGGTTTCCTTGAAGCTATCCAGACCGTC from Fusarium falciforme chromosome 2, complete sequence includes these protein-coding regions:
- a CDS encoding Protein kinase domain-containing protein; the protein is MQAVKGQAELVRKAKLARSYQELLDEFSSKDLKSVGSYTLGRLIGKGSFGKVYLASHKLTNGSKVVLKSANKGDSNLAREIHHHRQFIHPHIARLYEVIVTENMVWMVLEYCSGDELYNHLLEHGPLPVQKVQKIFTQLVGAVCYVHNHSCVHRDLKLENILFDKHENVKLVDFGFTREYEGRTNHLQTFCGTICYSAPEMLKGEKYAGEKVDVWSLGVILYALLCGELPFDDDDDNVTRTKILAEEPKYPDHLPADAVPLIKALLSKRPLLRPTLPDILANPFLAEHAPTQRAILDVQQSPPFSTPLEKDCLQRMRSAGVNIDAVIESVLAQKCDTLAGWWALLLEKEQRKMQRKERKRKEREAESRSIRRLSAASSRLERIAPILHEVDEANGMSRHMRLEHSGSGSRSRGRSERRSAHYMDYVVSDLPQLLEVGKEPGAANADGDHPPPPIDKDSIRSVSTSRQRRPIPPPKEGLIRSARSRGSTLHLVTTSDALGTDGGSAQSQQSQASGSEKTRRKPSLAFITHWKNMTHWLAENTTRRSKRGHERRTSRSTPDLHKKEGSATSSKDGSSRPQTSKYPASGSPGTQPTAGLPKGVVANGHVARAHQAGSSVQRTASGGLTSPTYPPPRITTGSSYKRQSLSPSPLTPRSTVRRSSAGLRGRKSTSSSVSSVRSIHHHHHSHSKASSTSSAASFSTSMSKTPLQRGHSPHHSVKVLPATPTSVSFPSNIRLVRATPPPLSIFNEGMPSGPPQAPGSPNPFSSGIMFAKRKRNLFKGPTLNFAGSSQGQRNSGSGSHSRSASASGLGRRSGEITIQEEDEGSGEDDDIEEVDVFSPVIGGPGEKIEEQIFEEHETPKLEPAPTIIEKKPEVAASTTAETSTSVAAGKAPAA
- a CDS encoding Geranylgeranyl transferase type-1 subunit beta — translated: MADSPDASSLHKQKHIKYWQRCHKTYLPSPYTAYDSTRLTFASFTISALDLLDAPLTTSDRAAIRRWVLSLQHPGGGFCGSSTHALQGQDASKGTANIAATFFALILLGAAAENEDEASAAFKDVDRTKLLRWLKGLQREDGSFGQNIWDGEIVGGRDMRHSYLASCIRWMLRGDVKEGEDGWVEDVNIDEMIAHIRRGQTYDGGVAESSQHESHAGYAYCAIGALSLLDRPLDSTSAHPPESALEQGIPNREGLLQFLASRQFAYLAKEEEEDEVEENFLASKLGETNYGHVGFNGRWNKKADTCYCWWVGGTLAMLGNSSIINAPPSRRYILDITQHQIGGFSKAVGGPPDMYHAYLGLAALSTMGETDLKELDVGLCCSMDTTRKIQRARDGLVESIRGERKGWGDDGFW